AGGCAAAAAATTAGAAAGTGTAACCAAACATGTCAGATCCTGTCATGTGCTACGTCTCTTTTACAGtctgagaaaattaaaaaaaacataaattatgtGGAAAAAGCCCCCccaaaaattgttttttaaaaatctgctaATATTAAAAGGGTccattaataaaagaaaaaaaaaatcagcattcATCTGGTTGGTGAAAAATCCATTAGCAGAGCAGCTGAACCCACGCACAGATGACTGCATAAGGCATTTATTTCAGGAAATCTCATGTGGATCCTCAGTCCTCCGGAAAACTGCAAGAAAATTCTTTCCTCCATTTCTCTGCACTTTCTTTCCTTCCTCTGTGCAGGTACCCAGACGACTTATGATGACATCATCGGCCTGCCAAAAGAGGATTTAGGATTGAATCACATCTAAGGGTACAGCAGACCAAAACGTGCATTTTCTGACACTGTTCAGTAACTTTTTAGCAACTTATTCTAACATACAAATCAATTTACCACCATTCTGCGCTTTTCTGATCAATAATAGAAAATTTATGTTTCCTATTTAAGGAAACAGTGCAATATTTCCTACACCATAGAATATATTTCTCTCTACCAATATTTGAAAAGTCCCCCCCTCCCCGAAAAACTATTTACTATTTCATATCCTACTTTTGACTACTTTGCTCCAGTGAGCAGCTGAACAACAAATGCTGATGTCATGACCTGCAAACACAGCGATGCAAAGCATGTCAACGTACCAGTTCTTCATCGAGGACCCGCGTGAACAGTGGATGTTCACTGAAGTGCTTCACCATCCAGAGGTGGACTTCCTCCACATCTGTGATGGTATATACCAAACCCTGACAcaagcagacaaacacacagacatcatTAACACAGCTCTGAGAAAAATACTAAAACTTTGCTATTTACTGATATGAACCCAtttatcaaaaaacaaacacactcgcTGCACTGatgaaaaaataacaaacatataTACGAGTCTCTTTTTTTTGACACTGTCAGACATTTCAGACCTGCAGTTAGTTATATGGTTTCATCACCTTTGGAGAGCAATTTATCTCTAAAGATAAAAATAACCTATTGCCAACACAGAGGTGAATCACCTGTGTCAAGGTAGTTTACTTTGGAGACAGTGCTGATAAAATTACTAGAACTTGGATTTCTTTGAACACTTTGAAAAGGCACAGATTTCCACACCAGTGCATGTCAGCACGTATGTGTCTTaatttccagaaaaaaaaaaaaaaagcagggtGAGGGACGCCGTTTTATCCTGCCGTTCTGACAATACCCAAGATTTAAAACTTCGTCACAACTTAAAATTAGACTCGTTTTGGTTTGAAACTGCCTCTACAAATGAGCGTACACTTGACAGCCTCCGCTCCCACCGGCAGTTCTGGCTGCGAGCCAACGCTGAAGGCCCTTGTAGAGTTTGCACGCACACCTGTGCACACACAACGTATGTATGCACACGTGCatcaatgcacacacacacaacggaGGAAAAAGGATAAATTTAGACACAAGCCTTCCATTGTTCCCCACAACCTCCATCAGCGTTCACTCCCAGTGTCCCACTGCTGCCTTGACAGCTCTGACAGGCAGGACCTGGGTGTATAAACCAGCTGTAGGCCACACCGGTTCCCACATTTTATTTCCTGTGAACTCACAGGTTTGTGCACAGTTCAATCATGTAGGAAACTAGGGAAGAAATGGTAGTTTAATTTTCAACTGTGACCCATAgtagggaaaaaaatattagttGCATATATGGAAAAATACTTACAGTAATGATACAAGCTAAACCACACTGTTTTAAGTGGTTATTGTAGTGATACACTATCAATTTCCACTGTCAACAAATTCCATTAAAAGCTCCAAACCATCAGTGGACTCAGCCTATTAAAGCGGGATTCATGGTAGTGCATTTGTATAGGTTTGCGTTGGTGTTTGGATATACAGAGTGAAGGATTATTGGTATACAACCTACAAAACATATACAGACCCTAAGTGGGCTTGAACAGAAAGGGCAGCAACAGTAGAGTTTACCGCAGAGAGAGAAGTTTTCAACATTGTTAACACTGCAGGGCACGCTGAAGGACCAACAGGAAGCAAGAGTAGCCCACAGACTTctttatttacacatttttgACACTGCCCCCCGGTGACAGTAACACAGTACAACATGGAGATGGCGGTCTGCAAAGCTGTGCATAAGCTCAGCGTAGGATCAACGCACAACTACGCTGGTCTCTGAACAGCTGTTGTGTTTATCCAAAGACATACGTGAACCATACTGCAGCACTGACGAAAATGTTACTTTAACTGAAGCTCAGCGCTAATGCAGTAGCCATTCTGACTGTGCATCACTCTGAGATTTCCTTCTTTTCATACACATTTCAGTAAAAATGACAACCAATCAACATTTCTTTACTCCAGGTGactgaagcagaaaaaatgtgttttttatgtttgttgtttgtaGTTTATCTGAAGCGATAAAATTATTTGTGCATTTCCAATTTTAAATGATAAGCAAGAAAACTGAatagttattttttaatttattatccAGTACAGCAAGtgagaaatgtaaaataaagctCAGGACAGAATCCTAAGCTATGTATTTTTTctactcatttaaaaaaatcatagaCTTTATCTTTAGAGTCCGACCGATATCTAAGTTGATAGTTTCTATTTGTTGATTCATTGGTATCTGCATTTATAATGGCCTGTTGCCCACCAAAGGGCACTCTACAAATTCCCTGTTGGCAACACGTTTTTGGAACGCCACATACACGACAACCCGCTGATCCAAGCAGTGTCGGGCAGAGCGTCAATAAGCAATCCAACTTACTGTAGCAATGAAAAAAGATTATGTTTAAATGCAATTATCATATAATCTTAATAAGAATTCATTAATAACTACACATAACAAATCTGTTATGtctaaaagcaaaacaacaaaacaagtaTTAGCTGTTATATCGGATTCTCTTACATCCCTAAATATCAGTATTGGTCTTAAATATCCGATATCAGTCAGGTTTTAATTACATTGAAAGAAAACTGGAAGAAGGacaatgttttacatttttgtctGATAAATGATGTTTGCATTAATGTTCACTAAAAACTTGGAATAAGCATAACTCAGATACATACCCCTACTCTGAGCGTGTAGGCGTATTCTGCCAACAGAGTGGGACTAATGATCCTCCATTTGTGCTTGGTCTTCTTAAAGTGAGGGTCAGGGAAGAGGAAGAACATCTTAGTGAGCTGAGAGACAGAAACAACATGTTAACAGTCACACAAGCAAAGACCAAACAAAGTGTAGGCAGTTTTATTCAACTATATTTAGCCATGCAACACAACAAAAGATGAGAAAATCTGGCCCCCATAATATGCTGTTGGATTTTAAACACTGAGGATTGCAAAAGTGGAATTTCCctccttgatttttttttccttttcttcccaCAAAGTTCCCCGTGTCTCCGTCCTTGACAAGTGTACAAGTGCAGGCTCCGTTCATATTTGTCTGGCTGATATATTAAAAATACTTCCAGTCACTTTTTattagttaaaataaataacatcagGTACAGACAGAGAGTTGTGGGGATAATCACCGGGGACGGCTACAGCCTCAGGGGCTCCTTCAGTGCTGATAGAAGGTGGAAAAACCTTCAAAGAACTGAATTATTTTTGGGTTACAAAACACACCAAcaagagggaggaaaaaaacagagtttgaatCTTTTAGATACACTGTTCCAACACTTGAAACACGGCGTGCATGTGGGAAGGATTGTGGCTAGATTTTCATTTCTAGTCTGGGTGGTCTTCACTTAATACTCTCACTTTGAAAATTTGAATGATTTTGAGCCTATTGTAAGAAAAGGTAGACACCCAACGTTAAAGGAGGATGCAGCTGCAGTGTTCAGCTCTGGGAAAAAAATATGAGCCAAGAGGTATTAATGCTTAGAGGCACTGAAGCTCTGCAAAGTTGCTCTTAGCACTGTTCAAAGTCCCAACTCTTTCCAGCATGTCCTATTATTTTAAATGACCTGAAATTGCatactaaaatataaatagattAAACAAATGTGCATGTTTCTATATGAAACACCTTCATGATTTGTGCTCCATAAATGTGTCACTGTTACAGTTACTcctctttttccccctttagTTGATACCCACACAGGGCATTTGAGGTGAATTTTTTATGCAGGATACCTGAATGAACCCTGGTACACTAAGCCCACTGAGCAGTCTAATGCGGGTTTCAACAAGTCATAGAGCGCTGCAGCTAATTGGGCCGGATAAAAGGCGTCTCGCTCAGCTGATGTGATGTCAGTCAATGACCCCATTGTTGTGAAATCCCTGGATTTATTGGACCTTGTATAAATTAATTCAGTCCATATGTTGAACACGTGCATATTCTTATTACCTTGGCATTTCCAGCACAGACTGTCAGCGTCAATTTAACGTTTTTAAAGCCCACGTTGGCtgagccattaaaaaaaaggtcagGTTTGTATATGTGCTCTAATTCAATAACCTGCACATAATCATATTAATGCTGGCCCTATATAGCAGGTAGGTACATGTGGTTTTTACTCTATTCAAAAAATGCATTAGTACCACAAAAATGGTGCTGCAGTGATATATTTTTTAGGTTTGCTAGAGAACTGTAGAAGCTAAAATGAGCACACAAGCATTGAACCGCAACAGAACCTGTAGTAGATTTTTGCAGCTGATGCTGATAACAATTTTATGGGAGTATTTATATGCAAGCTGGTAAATAtccacacaaagaaagaaagaaagaaagaatgtgtttctatttttgcctctgtacaccgcCACAAATTTAAATAAGGCAACCgatatgtgattgaagtgcagtgtttcagctttaattcaaggcaTTTAACTAAAGTATCTAATttactgtttaggaattacatttatttatatacacagAGACTCAAAAACAATTGACTGATGAGCAGCTTCATTTCTATGTGAGGCCtgtttttcctgttattttgtGACAAGTAAAGCAGACAGAATATCTTAAGTTGATTCAAAGTGTTGAATTTTTATGAGCGCTAAAGAAATACCAGTGAGGGAGGttatcattaggctgaaaagcTAAAATAAACCCATCAGAAAGATAGAGATAAACTTTAGGAGTGGCCAAATCAACAATCTGGTGCATTCTTAAAAAGACTGAATACACTGGACAAGCTCAGCAACAATGAAAGACCGCAGAAGACGACTAAAGGtcatgatgacagaattatttccatggtttAGAAAAACAACTTCCCAGAATGATGGAAGGAGAAACGTATGGAGATTGAGAGAAACAGCTCGTGATCCGAAGCATATCAgtctagtgtttattgatgacgTGACTGCTGACAGAACCAGCAGGATCAACTCATAgcagagcatctcaagggaGAGAACACAGAATTTGGTCATGTCTGAGAGTTTTACACTTCAAAAATCCCATTTAAAGTCATGCTAgtttgttcagtttattttaagcGTCTGAAAATGAGGATGACGCATACATATGTGTAActcctaaacagttaatgcaaatTTTTTGTTAAACCTTAAAAATCTGCACTTCATTCACATCTTGATGGTCTGATTTAAGTGTAAGAACTACATATAAACTGTGTTATAGATGAATGCCGCACCGCAGACACTGACATCCGGTGTTATTATCTTATTCAAGAACtgaacatttaattttaaatgtgtttgataTTTGCCTAAAGGGGAAAGGTATTCTAATTTGATATGTCAAATGTGTTTGAAatgcttttaatttctttaaaaacaaaagtgaaaaactgCAACTGATTCAGAAGTGACTTCTAACATTTTGCATTATGTTTGATTGAAGCCAGCCTGAGCCAGCTTTGGAAATTTAAGAGTTCTAATACGAATTCCAACAAAAAGCTCAATTAAACCAAATTAATAATGTTCCCTTTTTAATTTCTTAAATCACACTGCTGCCTTATAATGCCCTCATACTTAACCTTTTTCACTAATCCATTTTATGCGGGTAAGAGACCAAGAACATTTTTTAGGGGACTAATCTGCAGCATTTTTGTGAGCTCAAAGCGAAATATTTCTGCAGGAATTACTGAGCGAGTTAAGCCAAAAGACACCTCTGCCGTGCTGATTCATTAAACAGCAGCAACCCACCTGTCCTTTACAAAAGAAGTTGGGGAGGTACTTCATGGCATTGCTACGAATGCAGGCGATGTTCTGGTAGCTCCCTGGATTTGAGGCACGCAGCGACTGGATACGATCCTGAACATAATCTGACACTTTCACCCGGATCTCCATACCCAGGATGAGCTTATCTGGGAAGAGTGGAGATAACTCCACTGGAGTGCAGAGAAAAtaaagacacaaacatgatgTAGATTATGGAGCAATAAAAAGCTGAATGTGGTCTTTATACACAGGTTGTGTGTACTACCTAAAAGCCCCCCATATCCACATCCAATGTCAGCAAACTCGACTCGAGGGGGCTCTGTCTCACTCAGGCTGCCAGTGAATAAGTCTGGATACAGCTTGGACCAGTCCATTTTATCAGGACACACAgggctgaagaggaggaggagaaagtaCATCACTATAAACAGTTTTCAATTAAATCGTCTTCTGCGGAAGACAGACCCCCTTTAAAACTAAAGGATCCATCAGCAGCGATCCtctatttcctgtttcttttatgttatctgtttgttttattttcataccAATCCAAACACTCAGAAACACTTAATCGTGCTCACAGAGAGCCGTGCACATGGAGCTCACTCACTAATCAAAGGTGTGGTGCGCCATCGGGTTTGAATGGGCTCGCTGTCTGTAGTAACGCTTCTGCGGCATGGACGAAGCCATGATGGCTCAAAGGAAAGCTGTTAATGCTGACGGTATTCAGGATGTTCACCCAGTTATGAACAAACTGCCGGAATCTGCGCTCACTCACGCTTGTTTCCACTCAGTTTGTTAGTCGAGGGGTTTTTTCGTCATCACCAAGCGCCCGCTCAGGGTTGCCAGGTTTGCTGATACCGGCTGAAAAACTCAACATTacagtttctttgttttcaagtgatgtgtgttgtttttaatgtttactgATCTATTACAGAAAccacaaaaatatgtaaacaaatTTTACCTGCACAAAGATAAACGTAAGTGTAAAAATGCAACTCCTCCCTAGTTGTAAGATGGAATGAAATTACCTTAAAGTTCTGTTTCTTTTCATGGACATGCTAAATGCAGTTAGCTATTTACTGCCGTAATGCAGCGTAATCTCTATGTGGCTATATATAGGGTATATATATCAGACCCAATGGGAGCTGATCCTCAAGCTTGGAATTGTGAACGTTCttcagtatcttagctgttcctaggactgctgTCTTCTGCACAGAAACCTCGGATGTTGTGCGTGGGATCTTTTAGAATCTTATCTTCCAGTTTCTGGGTTTGATCTCCTAGTGCTCCCATTACTACTGGGACCACTTTTGACTTTGTCTTCTACATCTGCATCAGTTGTTCCTTCAAGCCCCTAGTACTTCTCTGTTCTCTTTGCTGTCCACTGGGATGGCCACATCTATCACAGCTGTGGTCTTCTGCTCCTTGTCAGCCACCACTGTGCCTGGTTGACTGGCCAGCAGCTGCTTGCCtgtctggaagtcccacaggatcctAGCACCTTTGGTGGTGTCTCCCGTATGTGGCAGAGATGTTCTTGTACACTATCCCAGCCACTTAGTTGTGTCTCCACAGCACCTTTGTACAATCTGTAACTTGGGTCCAGCTGGCTGTGCTAGACCCCTGCCTTTTTAGATCTGATTCTTAGGGGCCACACGTATTCACTCAGAATGACATCCAAATGTCTTTACTGTGGATCCTGGTGGGGTGGACAAGGGACTGGTGTGATTTGCCTTGGAGTGCTGTTTTCCACAGTCCCAATGAATTCCTGATTAATTTTATTAGCTCACTATTAGTCTTGTTCGGTGCCGAGCACTCCAGTGGTGCACTGAGTCGCAGGCTTTCTTGTTGTCAGTGCAGGTGATGTTCAGGTTGGCCTGCCTGGTGTTAGAGTCCTGGTGTACTGCTCTATCGACCAGGAGCTGGTGCTTTGGCCCTCTGGTGTTATTTCCAATGCCTTGCTGAGCTGTGCTCATGTATTGACTCATGTGCCTACTCAGTTTACTCAGTTTGGTTAgcacattttttaatattaggATTTTTACTGACAATTGACTGTTTAAAGCATCAAACAGTCAGATCTTTGTTTCCTAAATTGAGACGAGACAAAACCTAGAACATAAAATGTGACATTCTATGCACTTTTAACACATCCTAAAGTTTTATTGGGCATTTTCTTGACTTATCCATCAGTTCAACTTTAAGTGAAAACAGCACAAGTTACCAAGATCATGGCAAACCCTCagaaatacacagaaacattaGAAGGGGAACTGCTACAGTGGTCATACGTAGAAGCACAATCATTATCACCATCAAAATCTCCCTTACGTTGTCAAATCCAAATCAACcttaaaaacaaatccaaatcaaacttttttttttcttttctaagtAAAACAAACTTGTTTGGTTACATTTTGAAACCTTAGTCATAGTGTTAAAAATGGTTACTTGCTTTAAGAAAGAATCTGttcaaaatctgttttttttcctcaattcACAGGCTTCACATTTAAAGTCTCAAATAAAAACTTCAAGTTTCTCACAAAATAGGTAATACTCATCCTTAACTTCAGCAGAATCTGAGAAGGAAATATGAAAGTGGAAGTTCACGGCAGTGTTTATATGGCAGATTgggattttatttaattaaacccCAATCAACACTTTTCTCCTCCTTAAACATTACAGCACTTTAGTCAGCTTCATACGGTGGTCACTCTCATGACCACCTCATGGTTGCTGCTGTGCAAGTTGTTGGGTCTTAGCTGGCTGAGGAAATGTAAAACAGTGTAGCCACAGTGGTGGTTGAGAATAGTCCTGATATGGCGGTTTGCCCTCCGGCTGCTGTCTGTGACAGTGTGAGAAGAGTTCCTCTCTACTCGAACAGTGCTTTTGCTGCTGGAACTGATGGGGTCCCCTAAGTCCTTTGCTTTGTCATAATTCAGCACTTTCCACTTCTGGTTCACCGCCTGCCAGCGCTTAAAGATCCGGTAGACAGATGATCCTTCGTGGATTATAAGACCTGCATGTGAAGATcaaaggcaagaaaagaaatgtTACTGTAGGCATTTAAGGATGTAGAATGTTTCTGTcctcatctgtgtttgtgtgcaaacCAGAACATGGTGTGCAATGTGTGCTACAATTCCCAGGTTAACTGACATGTCTCCTTGAAATAGTGTGCAGCGGTGGGCAACAGGCTTTGAAATATGTGTGCTCtcatgtggtgtgtgtgtgtgtgtgtgtgtgtaaaaagtgtTATTCTATTGGCAGTGCCATGTATTGGAGTCTGAAAGGTTTATCAGAGGGCCAATCTTAGCAGCAGGTTGTTATTTCTGGCCAATATGGCGATGCTGATCTATCAATGTCTGAATTTATAACAgctgataaataaaaaatttaaagagTAAATAAGTGACAGGAGAAACACCAGTCCACCATGTCATGAGTGTTAatgttgcatagtttgtccactAGAAGGCACTTCCTGTCAACTTCCAGCAACAATAACCAGCTGATCAGAGCAGAGGCGGGCTGAGCATAAACAAGTATAGCGGCCTGAGAACCAGCCTATTCATTTATGTCCTATGtaatggacatttgtttttggtctagatatcttttgacttatttgagctGCCCTACTAAGTCCTGATGCACTAAATAGAGGACATCTTCCATTGATATCTCATGTGTTTGGGTGGCCTCTTTTAGCTCCAAAGAGGaaggaaatcacaaaaaaaaattgaatgggAAGATCCCTTTTTCCTTGGTTCTCAAGAGGATATATCAGAATATTTTATATCACCAAATATTGGTATTGGTTTCTGTCTCAAAAATTCTATATCATTCAGTCTCTAATATAAACCCTGCTGTATTACAAAAGCAGCACACTCAGTGTAATACCTGCGTGTCAGACCAGAGTGTTCCTCTCACCATTGTCTGAGTACAAAAAGTTTTCAGGCAAACTCTttcagttttcttcagtgtgAAATCCTAGTGTTAACTTCATCCTCTTTGTGCTCCAGATTCGCTTCGTCTCCCTGCAAGCTCCTGATCCTCTTTGGTCTGCCTGCCCTCCATCAGACCTTCATTCTATGTGGCCAAAGCCATTCAGGGACATGCTCTCCTAGAATTCAGATCTAACAACGCTAACTTTTTTATATTAAAGCCACAAAAGCATCTATTCAAAAtgtatttggttttatttaaaaacctaACAAGAAGCAATCTTAATATTGGGGATGCTTGGTTTTCCTTTAAAAAGGAAGTAAGCAATCATATTAAATTACTTGTTATAAGCTAAGTTTGGATATggtaactgaaaaaaaaacataaaataatgtatCTTACAGGATGTAGTGcaattttgtgtaattatagGGAATATACTCTTGTCATTCACATAGCTTGGAAATCAGTGGTTCTTTATGTATAATCATGTGCAAAGgtttttgatcatttttgaTACAATAGTCacaacaataagaaaaacaagGATCCTGatcccatcatcatcatcagactGCAACAGATGGAGCTATTAAACAGCAGCTGTAGCAGGTTTTCTTTGAAACTACCTTAAAAATCAGTGCAAGTTAGAATTAGACTCTGTATATACTCTAGCCAAAAAAGTCACACATTCTAATATTTCACTGAACCGTCTTTAGCTTTAATGCATGCATTTGTCTTGGCATCGCTTCAACAAGCTTATGCAGTGTCACAACATTAATTTTCATCCTGAGTTGCGTTAATTGTTCGCCAAGATTTTGTACTTATGATGGGGGAGTCGGAAGTGTTCTCCAGCACATACAAAACATTATCAGTGGGGTTAAAGCCTGGAATCCATGGTGGCCAGTCCATGTGTGAAAATGATATTTAATGTTCCCTGCACCACTCGTCCACAAGAAACCCCAGCAACACTTGGGCAGGCATTACACTGCCCCCACAGGCTTGGACAGTACTAGGGATGATGGTTGCATCACTTCATCCCTTGTCTTCTAATCCTGATGCAATAAGAGACAACACGACCCTTTTCCATTGCTCCAGAGTCCAATCTTTATGCTCTATAGGCAAATAGAagcctttttttctccactgaTATGTGGTTTTCTTAAGGCTGCACAGCTGTTTAGTCCCATCC
This portion of the Pelmatolapia mariae isolate MD_Pm_ZW unplaced genomic scaffold, Pm_UMD_F_2 NODE_ptg000199l+_length_35999_cov_1, whole genome shotgun sequence genome encodes:
- the LOC134622771 gene encoding E3 ubiquitin-protein ligase MARCHF9-like, coding for WQAISLTVIEKVQIAAIILGSLFLIASISWLVWSSLSPSAKWQRQDLLFQICYGMYGFMDIVCIGLIIHEGSSVYRIFKRWQAVNQKWKVLNYDKAKDLGDPISSSSKSTVRVERNSSHTVTDSSRRANRHIRTILNHHCGYTVLHFLSQLRPNNLHSSNHEVVMRVTTV
- the LOC134622770 gene encoding tRNA (guanine-N(7)-)-methyltransferase-like, whose amino-acid sequence is MASSMPQKRYYRQRAHSNPMAHHTFDYPVCPDKMDWSKLYPDLFTGSLSETEPPRVEFADIGCGYGGLLVELSPLFPDKLILGMEIRVKVSDYVQDRIQSLRASNPGSYQNIACIRSNAMKYLPNFFCKGQLTKMFFLFPDPHFKKTKHKWRIISPTLLAEYAYTLRVGGLVYTITDVEEVHLWMVKHFSEHPLFTRVLDEELADDVIISRLGTCTEEGKKVQRNGGKNFLAVFRRTEDPHEIS